One stretch of Aeromicrobium fastidiosum DNA includes these proteins:
- a CDS encoding phosphoribosyl-ATP diphosphatase codes for MKTFDDLFAELTDKAARRPEGSRTVAELDSGVHSIGKKLVEEAAESWMAAEHEGPERTAEEISQLLYHAQVMMIAAGISLDDVYAYL; via the coding sequence ATGAAGACCTTCGACGACCTCTTCGCCGAGCTGACCGACAAGGCAGCCCGGCGCCCCGAGGGCTCGCGCACCGTCGCCGAGCTCGATTCCGGCGTGCACTCGATCGGCAAGAAGCTGGTCGAGGAGGCCGCCGAGTCGTGGATGGCCGCCGAGCACGAGGGCCCCGAGCGCACGGCCGAGGAGATCAGCCAGCTGCTCTACCACGCGCAGGTCATGATGATCGCCGCCGGCATCTCGCTCGACGACGTCTACGCGTATCTGTGA
- the pheS gene encoding phenylalanine--tRNA ligase subunit alpha, which yields MSAPNSSYDPVEVTPLRSDEVERMRDEALAAVAAATSLDDLKQVRIDHAGDRSPIALANREIGALQPQARKEAGQRIGQARGAVNQALAARTAELEAAEEETALVAEAVDVTLPWDVAPVGARHPVTTLSEHIADIFVAMGWEIAEGPEVEAEWLNFDALNLGPDHPARTMQDTFWVTPEKAAMVLRTHTSPVQARTMLTREPPIYVACPGRVFRTDELDATHSPVFHQVEGLAIDKGLSMAHLKGTLDHFAQAIYGDGMTTRFRPSYFPFTEPSAEMDLLCYVCHNEPDAVAACRTCKGEGWVEWGGCGVVNPRVLVACGVDPEVYSGFAFGIGIDRTITSRYDIADLRDLFDGDIRFTEPFGVEL from the coding sequence GTGTCCGCGCCCAACTCCTCGTACGACCCGGTCGAGGTCACCCCTCTGCGATCCGACGAGGTCGAGCGCATGCGCGACGAGGCCTTGGCCGCCGTCGCCGCCGCCACCTCGCTCGACGACCTCAAGCAGGTCCGCATCGACCACGCCGGTGACCGCTCGCCGATCGCGCTGGCGAACCGCGAGATCGGGGCGCTGCAGCCGCAGGCCCGCAAGGAGGCCGGTCAGCGCATCGGCCAGGCCCGCGGCGCCGTCAACCAGGCACTGGCCGCCCGCACGGCCGAGCTCGAGGCGGCCGAGGAGGAGACCGCGTTGGTGGCCGAGGCGGTCGACGTGACGCTGCCGTGGGACGTCGCGCCCGTCGGAGCCCGTCACCCCGTCACGACGCTGTCCGAGCACATCGCCGACATCTTCGTCGCAATGGGCTGGGAGATCGCCGAGGGGCCCGAGGTCGAGGCCGAGTGGCTCAACTTCGACGCGCTCAACCTGGGCCCCGACCACCCGGCCCGCACGATGCAGGACACCTTCTGGGTCACGCCCGAGAAGGCCGCGATGGTGCTGCGCACGCACACGTCGCCGGTGCAGGCGCGCACGATGCTGACGCGCGAACCCCCCATCTACGTCGCGTGCCCCGGACGGGTCTTCCGCACCGACGAGCTCGACGCGACCCACTCGCCGGTGTTCCACCAGGTCGAGGGGCTCGCGATCGACAAGGGCCTGTCGATGGCGCACCTCAAGGGCACGCTCGACCACTTCGCGCAGGCGATCTACGGCGACGGCATGACGACGCGCTTCCGTCCGTCCTACTTCCCGTTCACCGAGCCGAGCGCCGAGATGGACCTGCTCTGCTACGTGTGCCACAACGAGCCCGACGCCGTCGCGGCGTGCCGCACCTGCAAGGGCGAGGGCTGGGTCGAGTGGGGCGGATGCGGGGTCGTCAACCCCCGCGTGCTGGTCGCCTGCGGCGTCGATCCCGAGGTGTACTCGGGATTCGCCTTCGGCATCGGCATCGACCGCACCATCACGTCGCGCTACGACATCGCCGACCTGCGCGATCTGTTCGACGGCGACATCCGTTTCACCGAGCCGTTCGGAGTAGAGCTGTGA
- the rplT gene encoding 50S ribosomal protein L20 yields the protein MARVKRSVNAQKKRRQTLERAAGYRGQRSRLYRKAKEQVTHSLVYSYRDRKAKKGDFRRLWIQRINAAVRAEGMTYNRFIQGLKAAGVEVDRKILAELAVHEPAAFSALVQTAKDNLPADVNAPKDGAAA from the coding sequence ATGGCACGCGTCAAGCGCTCAGTCAATGCACAGAAGAAGCGTCGTCAGACACTCGAGCGGGCTGCGGGCTACCGCGGTCAGCGCTCGCGCCTGTACCGCAAGGCCAAGGAGCAGGTCACCCACTCCCTGGTCTACAGCTACCGCGACCGGAAGGCCAAGAAGGGCGACTTCCGTCGTCTCTGGATCCAGCGCATCAACGCTGCGGTCCGCGCCGAGGGCATGACCTACAACCGCTTCATCCAGGGCCTCAAGGCCGCGGGTGTCGAGGTCGACCGCAAGATCCTGGCCGAGCTGGCCGTCCACGAGCCCGCAGCGTTCTCGGCACTCGTGCAGACCGCGAAGGACAACCTTCCGGCCGACGTCAACGCTCCGAAGGACGGCGCCGCGGCCTGA
- the pheT gene encoding phenylalanine--tRNA ligase subunit beta, which produces MKVPVSWLRDYVDLPDELTTEALAARLTAFDLKLEEIVSSGISGPLVVGRVLCLVKEEQKNGKTINWCRVDVGAHNDPSVPDAPGDDVPSRGIICGAHNFVEGDLVVVSLPGTVLPALANFIPGGEISARKTYGHVSDGMICSSAELDLPGDASGIIVLEPGSAQPGDDAIALLGLGEEVLDLEVNPDRAYALSLRGVARDAAIAFGVSFHDPADVQSPPAGDGWPVRVDDPAAAPVFVALEVTGFDPTRPSPAWMAQRLEQCGMRSISLAVDISNYVMLELGQPNHAYDRAKLQGDIVVRRATVGEKITTLDDVVRELDVDDLVITDDRGPVGIAGVMGAASVEIDDSTTDIVIESAYFDPATIFRSARRHRIGSEASKRNERGIDSTLQARAASRVAELMVELGGGAVAEVMTVVGESPAMASIELSTSLPARITGVDIDTVTAVEALEANGCTVEVDHEWLTVTPPPWRPDLTDPYDIVEDVLRVVGYDQVPSVIPVAPAGRGLTVAQKLRRRVGTVLAGEGLVEVKTFPFAGPADWDRMGLDADDIRRRQVLLENPLSAEDPGMTTTLLSGLLRSLVLNIGRGHADVHITETGRVFLPRPGAAEAPIYGVARRPTADELAALTSALPDQPFHVGLVMSGERVRSGWAGPGRAATWADAVAVVQHLAASLHVEVTVEAASLAPWHPGRCAAVLVDGEVVGHAGELHPRVLKAYGLPPRVVAAEIDLDALIAASPAIGPRPEFSSYPVAKEDLALVVDASVAAGPLGQALAAASPLIESARLFDAYTGDQVPEGKKSLAYALRLRAPDRTLTDDDIRGAREAAVSAANRAAGATLRT; this is translated from the coding sequence GTGAAGGTTCCTGTCAGCTGGCTGCGCGACTACGTCGACCTGCCCGACGAGCTGACCACCGAGGCCCTCGCCGCGCGTCTGACCGCCTTCGACCTCAAGCTCGAGGAGATCGTGTCGTCGGGCATCAGCGGCCCGCTGGTGGTCGGACGCGTGCTGTGCCTCGTCAAGGAGGAGCAGAAGAACGGCAAGACGATCAACTGGTGCCGCGTCGACGTCGGCGCGCACAACGATCCGTCGGTGCCGGACGCCCCGGGCGACGACGTGCCGTCCCGCGGCATCATCTGCGGTGCGCACAACTTCGTCGAGGGCGACCTGGTCGTCGTCTCGCTGCCTGGCACGGTGCTGCCGGCTCTCGCCAATTTCATCCCGGGTGGTGAGATCAGCGCGCGCAAGACCTACGGCCACGTGTCCGACGGGATGATCTGCTCGTCGGCCGAGCTCGACCTGCCCGGCGACGCCAGCGGCATCATCGTGCTCGAGCCCGGCTCGGCGCAGCCCGGAGACGACGCGATCGCGCTGCTCGGCCTGGGGGAGGAGGTCCTCGACCTCGAGGTCAACCCCGACCGTGCCTACGCCCTGTCACTGCGTGGCGTGGCCCGCGACGCGGCGATCGCCTTCGGCGTGTCCTTCCACGACCCGGCGGACGTCCAGTCACCGCCCGCCGGCGACGGCTGGCCGGTCCGGGTCGATGACCCTGCCGCGGCCCCCGTCTTCGTAGCGCTCGAGGTCACCGGCTTCGACCCGACCCGGCCGTCCCCGGCCTGGATGGCGCAGCGACTCGAGCAGTGCGGCATGCGCTCGATCTCGCTGGCCGTCGACATCAGCAACTACGTCATGCTCGAGCTCGGCCAGCCGAATCACGCGTACGACCGCGCCAAGCTGCAGGGCGACATCGTCGTGCGCCGGGCCACCGTCGGCGAGAAGATCACGACCCTCGACGACGTCGTGCGTGAGCTCGACGTCGACGACCTGGTGATCACCGACGACCGCGGCCCCGTGGGCATCGCGGGCGTCATGGGTGCGGCGTCCGTCGAGATCGACGACTCCACGACCGACATCGTGATCGAGTCGGCGTACTTCGACCCCGCGACGATCTTCCGGTCGGCGCGCCGCCACCGCATCGGCTCCGAGGCGTCCAAGCGCAACGAGCGGGGCATCGACTCGACGCTCCAAGCGCGTGCCGCGTCGCGTGTCGCCGAGCTGATGGTCGAGCTCGGCGGGGGGGCCGTGGCCGAGGTCATGACGGTTGTCGGCGAGTCGCCCGCGATGGCATCGATCGAGCTGTCGACGTCGCTGCCGGCCCGCATCACGGGGGTCGACATCGACACCGTCACGGCGGTCGAGGCCCTCGAGGCCAATGGCTGCACGGTCGAGGTCGACCACGAGTGGCTGACCGTGACCCCGCCGCCGTGGCGGCCCGACCTGACCGACCCCTACGACATCGTCGAGGACGTGCTGCGCGTCGTCGGCTACGACCAGGTGCCGTCCGTCATCCCCGTGGCCCCCGCTGGTCGTGGTCTGACCGTCGCCCAGAAGCTGCGCCGCCGTGTCGGCACCGTGCTGGCCGGCGAGGGGCTCGTCGAGGTCAAGACGTTCCCCTTCGCCGGACCCGCCGACTGGGACCGCATGGGGCTCGACGCCGACGACATCCGTCGCCGGCAGGTGCTGCTCGAGAACCCGCTGTCGGCCGAAGATCCCGGCATGACGACGACGCTGCTGTCGGGTCTGCTGCGCAGCCTCGTGCTCAACATCGGGCGCGGTCACGCCGATGTTCACATCACCGAGACGGGGCGGGTCTTCCTGCCGCGCCCCGGTGCCGCCGAGGCACCCATCTACGGCGTCGCTCGTCGCCCGACGGCCGACGAGCTGGCGGCGTTGACGTCCGCGCTGCCCGACCAGCCCTTCCACGTCGGACTCGTCATGAGCGGCGAGCGCGTGCGGTCGGGCTGGGCCGGTCCAGGCCGGGCCGCGACGTGGGCCGATGCCGTGGCGGTCGTCCAGCACCTGGCGGCGTCGCTGCACGTCGAGGTGACGGTCGAGGCGGCGTCGCTCGCGCCGTGGCATCCCGGACGCTGTGCGGCGGTGCTGGTCGATGGCGAGGTCGTCGGCCACGCCGGTGAGCTGCACCCGCGGGTGCTCAAGGCGTACGGCCTGCCGCCTCGCGTGGTGGCGGCCGAGATCGACCTCGACGCGCTGATCGCGGCGTCGCCGGCGATCGGCCCGCGCCCGGAGTTCTCGTCGTACCCCGTCGCCAAGGAGGATCTGGCCCTCGTGGTCGACGCCTCGGTGGCGGCCGGACCGCTCGGCCAGGCCCTCGCGGCGGCCAGCCCACTCATCGAGTCGGCGCGGCTGTTCGACGCGTACACGGGAGACCAAGTGCCCGAGGGCAAGAAGTCGCTGGCCTACGCCCTGCGGTTGAGGGCCCCCGACCGCACCCTCACCGACGACGACATCCGCGGAGCCCGCGAGGCCGCGGTGAGCGCAGCGAACCGGGCCGCAGGAGCCACCCTCCGCACCTAG
- a CDS encoding TrmH family RNA methyltransferase, translating into MKHTRRLATRAFRADQREFVAEGPQAVREALATEHATLEVFATVAATEQHVDLVEAARRAEIAWHVVTDDVVEAIADTVQPQGVVARCAMLDRPLAAMLDRSPGFVVVCADIRDPGNAGAVIRCADAAGADGVVFVGDSVDPYNPKSVRATVGSIFHLPIAIERDVETSLASLQSAGLTVLAADGNGDVGLFDADLDLSVPVAWLMGNEAWGLPDDVRALADHVVAVPIFGRAESLNLATAAAVCLYATARVRHN; encoded by the coding sequence GTGAAGCACACCAGGAGGCTCGCCACTCGTGCGTTCAGGGCCGATCAGCGAGAGTTCGTCGCAGAGGGCCCGCAGGCGGTGCGCGAGGCACTGGCCACCGAGCACGCGACGCTCGAGGTGTTCGCGACGGTGGCTGCCACCGAGCAGCACGTCGACCTCGTCGAGGCCGCCCGTCGTGCTGAGATCGCGTGGCACGTCGTCACCGACGACGTCGTCGAGGCGATCGCCGACACGGTGCAGCCGCAGGGCGTCGTCGCACGCTGCGCGATGCTCGATCGTCCGCTCGCGGCAATGCTCGACCGCTCGCCCGGATTCGTCGTGGTGTGCGCCGACATCCGCGACCCCGGCAACGCCGGTGCCGTCATCCGGTGCGCCGACGCGGCCGGGGCCGACGGCGTCGTCTTCGTGGGCGACAGCGTCGACCCGTACAACCCCAAGTCGGTCCGGGCGACGGTCGGCAGCATCTTCCACCTGCCCATCGCGATCGAGCGCGACGTCGAGACGTCGCTCGCGTCGTTGCAGTCCGCAGGACTCACGGTGCTGGCCGCCGACGGCAACGGCGACGTCGGGCTCTTCGACGCCGACCTCGACCTGTCGGTGCCCGTGGCCTGGCTCATGGGCAACGAGGCGTGGGGCCTGCCGGACGACGTCCGCGCACTGGCCGACCACGTCGTCGCGGTGCCGATCTTCGGCCGCGCCGAGAGCCTCAACCTCGCCACCGCGGCAGCCGTGTGCCTCTACGCGACGGCGCGCGTTCGGCACAACTAG
- a CDS encoding GNAT family N-acetyltransferase, whose translation MLWRVRTTLADRPGILAEIALACGRAGVNILGLQVFPTTPLVTDELVVSGPDGWTDVMIAALFADAGGSDVSATRVSDASLTDAPTRYLRGVHEVLEEGRDVVEVLHELLETEPPDVADYAGHDVLALTRRDGSELTVSRAVPFTAVERARAQALLSLVSDAGVDVPLITPSTRGAVPVVREAGLADIEAVSALHERCSVDTLYDRYQVPLKMPMTTRMARRLVVPDHGMALVVQVGTDVVGHGVLELVDDAWTFQLIVEDAWQQQGLGTRLMRYAAGRAKQAGAARLTFVTAGSNDRLLRAVGRAGFVARVERHDGNVHITVPLRDVRAVAAG comes from the coding sequence ATGCTGTGGCGCGTACGGACGACTCTTGCGGACAGGCCGGGGATCCTGGCCGAGATCGCGCTGGCGTGCGGGCGCGCCGGCGTCAACATCCTGGGGCTCCAGGTCTTCCCGACGACGCCGCTCGTCACCGACGAGCTGGTCGTGAGCGGCCCGGACGGGTGGACCGACGTCATGATCGCCGCGCTGTTCGCCGACGCCGGAGGCTCGGACGTCTCGGCGACTCGGGTCAGCGACGCCTCTCTGACCGACGCGCCGACCCGCTACCTGCGCGGCGTGCACGAGGTGCTCGAGGAGGGACGCGACGTCGTCGAGGTGCTGCACGAGCTGCTCGAGACGGAGCCGCCCGACGTCGCCGACTATGCCGGGCACGACGTGCTCGCGCTGACCCGCCGCGACGGGTCGGAGCTGACGGTGAGTCGCGCGGTCCCCTTCACGGCGGTCGAGCGCGCCCGCGCGCAGGCGCTGCTCTCGCTCGTGAGCGACGCCGGCGTCGACGTTCCGCTGATCACGCCCTCGACGCGCGGGGCGGTGCCGGTCGTCCGCGAGGCGGGCCTCGCCGACATCGAGGCCGTGTCCGCGCTGCACGAGCGCTGCAGCGTCGACACGCTGTACGACCGTTACCAGGTGCCGCTCAAGATGCCGATGACGACGCGCATGGCGCGACGCCTGGTCGTGCCCGACCACGGGATGGCCCTCGTGGTGCAGGTCGGCACCGACGTCGTCGGGCACGGCGTGCTCGAGCTCGTCGACGACGCGTGGACGTTCCAGCTCATCGTCGAGGACGCGTGGCAGCAGCAGGGCCTCGGCACCCGGCTCATGAGGTATGCCGCGGGGCGCGCCAAGCAGGCCGGCGCCGCCCGCCTGACGTTCGTGACCGCCGGGTCCAACGACCGGCTGCTGCGTGCTGTCGGCCGTGCCGGCTTCGTCGCCCGCGTCGAGCGTCACGACGGCAACGTGCACATCACGGTGCCGCTACGCGACGTCCGGGCCGTCGCGGCCGGCTGA
- the hisG gene encoding ATP phosphoribosyltransferase has protein sequence MLKIAVPNKGALAEAASLMLTEAGYRQRRNSKDLVILDPENDVEFFYLRPRDIAIYVGEGTLDVGITGRDLLLDSGADAAESMTLGFGASTFRFAGPIGALKTVDDLQGLRIATSYEGIVGGYLAERGITADVVRLDGAVESSIRLGVADAIADVVETGSTLRQADLEVFGEPILSSEAVMITSANAEESAGFEVFKRRLDSVIVARTYIMMDYDISVDQVERAVELTPGIESPTVSPLHREGWVAVRSMVPRDAAQKIMDELYGLGARGILVTDILACRI, from the coding sequence ATGCTCAAGATCGCCGTGCCCAACAAGGGCGCGCTCGCCGAGGCGGCGTCGCTGATGCTGACCGAGGCCGGCTACCGCCAGCGCCGCAACTCCAAGGACCTCGTGATCCTCGATCCCGAGAACGACGTCGAGTTCTTCTACCTGCGTCCCCGCGACATCGCGATCTACGTGGGGGAGGGCACCCTCGACGTCGGCATCACGGGCCGCGACCTGCTGCTCGACTCCGGTGCCGACGCCGCCGAGAGCATGACGCTGGGCTTCGGGGCGTCGACCTTCCGGTTCGCCGGGCCGATCGGTGCCCTGAAGACCGTCGACGACCTGCAGGGCCTGCGCATCGCGACCTCGTACGAGGGGATCGTCGGCGGCTACCTGGCCGAGCGCGGCATCACCGCCGACGTCGTGCGGCTCGACGGTGCCGTCGAGTCGTCGATCCGCTTGGGCGTCGCCGACGCGATCGCCGACGTCGTCGAGACCGGCAGCACGCTGCGGCAGGCTGATCTCGAGGTGTTCGGCGAGCCGATCCTGTCGTCGGAGGCGGTCATGATCACCTCGGCGAACGCCGAGGAGTCGGCCGGCTTCGAGGTGTTCAAGCGACGGCTCGACAGCGTCATCGTGGCGCGCACCTACATCATGATGGACTACGACATCAGCGTCGACCAGGTCGAGCGGGCCGTCGAGCTGACACCCGGCATCGAGTCGCCGACGGTGTCGCCCCTGCATCGCGAGGGGTGGGTAGCGGTGCGCTCCATGGTGCCCCGGGACGCCGCCCAGAAGATCATGGACGAGCTGTACGGCCTCGGCGCACGGGGCATCCTCGTGACGGACATCCTCGCCTGTCGGATCTGA
- the ribH gene encoding 6,7-dimethyl-8-ribityllumazine synthase has translation MSGQGAPTIFVDGEGARVVIVASRWHTEVMDGLIAGAQAALAEAKVTDVTVVRAPGSFELPIICQAYARQGYDAVIALGVIIRGSTPHFEYVSAAATDGLSRVALDTGVPVGFGLLTTDDEQQALDRAGLADSPEDKGREAVEAALSTWNVLRTLG, from the coding sequence ATGTCAGGACAGGGAGCACCCACGATCTTCGTCGACGGCGAGGGCGCACGCGTCGTCATCGTGGCGTCGCGCTGGCACACCGAGGTCATGGATGGACTGATCGCCGGTGCGCAGGCCGCGCTGGCCGAGGCCAAGGTCACCGACGTGACGGTCGTGCGGGCACCGGGCTCGTTCGAGCTGCCGATCATCTGCCAGGCCTACGCCCGGCAGGGGTACGACGCCGTCATCGCGCTGGGCGTCATCATCCGCGGCAGCACCCCGCACTTCGAGTACGTCTCGGCGGCCGCGACCGACGGGCTGAGCCGCGTCGCGCTCGACACCGGCGTGCCGGTCGGCTTCGGGCTGCTGACCACCGACGACGAGCAGCAGGCCCTCGACCGGGCAGGTCTGGCCGACAGCCCTGAGGACAAGGGACGCGAGGCGGTCGAGGCGGCGCTGTCGACCTGGAACGTGCTGCGCACCCTCGGCTGA
- a CDS encoding sensor histidine kinase — MESAHRSDFDHYPDGVIIAGPEGLVEYVNPRIVAMARAQGDEMLGMHLSVAVPFDDLNGNSWYDSTRPYDGLNIRSRISESSWWSPKGSEYLITATLVRERRGGPVQRVVVSVRNARIRNQADRERSDLVATVAHELRSPLTGIKGFTSTLLTKWDKFSEQQRQLMLETVDSDADRLSRLITELLDAARIDAGRLTLKRGPVKLDEVVRHVLTNVSGGATDPFEISIGDDLDLIWGDSDRIHQVVTNLVENAMRHGFGLREIVVQNTVHPDYLGGVSLQVHDNGPGIPVEMRQRVFSRFWRSGPGAGSGLGMYIVRGIVEEHGGAIDIQDAEGGGAQIRVWFPINEPESMSD; from the coding sequence ATGGAGTCCGCCCACCGCTCAGACTTCGACCACTACCCGGACGGCGTGATCATCGCCGGCCCCGAGGGCCTGGTCGAGTACGTCAATCCGCGCATCGTCGCGATGGCGCGGGCCCAGGGCGACGAGATGCTGGGCATGCACCTGTCGGTCGCCGTCCCGTTCGACGACCTCAACGGCAACTCCTGGTACGACAGCACCCGGCCGTACGACGGTCTCAACATCCGCTCCCGCATCTCGGAGTCGTCGTGGTGGTCGCCCAAGGGCAGCGAGTACCTCATCACGGCCACACTGGTCCGCGAGCGCCGGGGCGGTCCCGTGCAGCGGGTCGTCGTGAGCGTCCGCAACGCCCGCATCCGCAACCAGGCCGACCGTGAGCGGTCCGACCTGGTCGCGACGGTGGCGCACGAGCTGCGCTCGCCGCTGACCGGCATCAAGGGATTCACCTCGACCCTGCTGACCAAGTGGGACAAGTTCTCCGAGCAGCAGCGCCAGCTGATGCTCGAGACCGTCGACTCCGACGCCGACCGGCTGAGCCGGCTCATCACCGAGCTGCTCGACGCGGCGCGCATCGACGCGGGCCGGCTGACCCTCAAGCGCGGTCCGGTCAAGCTCGACGAGGTCGTGCGCCATGTGCTGACCAATGTCTCAGGTGGGGCCACCGACCCGTTCGAGATCAGCATCGGCGACGACCTCGACCTCATCTGGGGCGACAGCGACCGCATCCACCAGGTCGTCACCAACCTGGTCGAGAACGCGATGCGTCACGGCTTCGGCCTGCGCGAGATCGTCGTGCAGAACACCGTGCACCCCGACTACCTGGGCGGTGTGTCGCTGCAGGTGCACGACAACGGCCCGGGCATCCCCGTCGAGATGCGCCAGCGCGTGTTCAGCCGGTTCTGGCGCTCCGGCCCCGGCGCGGGCAGCGGCCTCGGCATGTACATCGTGCGCGGCATCGTGGAGGAGCACGGTGGAGCCATCGACATCCAGGACGCGGAGGGCGGCGGGGCCCAGATCCGCGTGTGGTTCCCGATCAACGAGCCCGAGTCGATGTCCGACTGA
- the rpmI gene encoding 50S ribosomal protein L35, whose protein sequence is MPKFKPHSGMKKRVKVTGSGKLRREQTNRRHLLEVKSSARKRRLEGSTAVSKNDVPRVKKMLGL, encoded by the coding sequence ATGCCGAAGTTCAAGCCCCACTCGGGGATGAAGAAGCGCGTCAAGGTCACCGGCAGCGGAAAGCTCCGTCGTGAGCAGACCAACCGTCGTCACCTGCTCGAGGTCAAGTCGTCGGCACGCAAGCGTCGTCTCGAGGGCTCCACGGCCGTCTCGAAGAACGACGTCCCCCGCGTGAAGAAGATGCTCGGTCTCTGA
- a CDS encoding PH domain-containing protein, which yields MDLRTFRPAGARIVAYAVAVIMLVLTGVIAFALPDEIYFTTAETITLWIIIVAVLALLHGIGRSVVRAGDEGIEVVNGYRRHDVSWHEIEGFGMSNGAPWPTLVTKDDERIMLFAIQGSDGGAYAREALAYLRGRVG from the coding sequence GTGGATCTGAGGACGTTCCGGCCCGCGGGTGCGCGCATCGTCGCGTACGCCGTCGCCGTCATCATGCTCGTGCTGACGGGCGTCATCGCCTTCGCGCTGCCCGACGAGATCTACTTCACGACGGCCGAGACGATCACGCTGTGGATCATCATCGTCGCGGTGCTGGCGCTGCTGCACGGCATCGGGCGCAGCGTCGTGCGCGCGGGCGACGAGGGCATCGAGGTCGTCAACGGCTACCGCCGGCACGACGTGTCGTGGCACGAGATCGAGGGGTTCGGGATGAGCAACGGCGCCCCGTGGCCGACGCTCGTGACCAAGGACGACGAACGCATCATGCTGTTCGCGATCCAGGGCAGCGACGGCGGTGCGTACGCCCGCGAGGCGCTGGCCTACCTGCGCGGCAGGGTCGGCTGA
- a CDS encoding SseB family protein has product MAGHERSLASPQFPGDDGSVAPVLAEALGDDIAVLQALPGVRVFVPIVPLLGDAPVEGDKNADMAAVLMTGADGRQALLAFSSIATMAAWDAQARPVPVLGRDAALAALDEGATAILLDLGSPSFSVVEHDDVQHLAAGHRLVLSEVGAAWVSGTGP; this is encoded by the coding sequence ATGGCAGGACACGAGAGGTCCCTGGCCAGCCCGCAGTTCCCGGGCGACGACGGCAGCGTCGCTCCCGTCCTGGCCGAGGCGCTGGGCGACGACATCGCGGTGCTGCAGGCCCTGCCCGGTGTGCGGGTGTTCGTGCCGATCGTCCCGCTGCTGGGCGACGCGCCCGTCGAGGGCGACAAGAACGCCGACATGGCGGCCGTGCTCATGACGGGTGCCGACGGCCGCCAGGCACTGCTCGCGTTCAGCAGCATCGCGACGATGGCGGCATGGGACGCGCAGGCCCGACCGGTGCCGGTGCTCGGCCGTGACGCCGCGCTGGCAGCGCTCGACGAGGGAGCGACGGCGATCCTGCTCGACCTCGGGAGCCCGTCGTTCTCGGTCGTCGAGCACGACGACGTGCAGCACCTCGCCGCCGGCCACCGCTTGGTGCTCAGCGAGGTCGGCGCGGCCTGGGTCAGCGGCACGGGCCCGTAG
- the infC gene encoding translation initiation factor IF-3: protein MRGRWRPFHTGATFFVSQSVALHTTPGGSITTELRVNDRIRVPEVRLVGPGGEQVGIVRIEDALRLAAEADLDLVEVAPTARPPVCRLMDYGKFKYETAQKARESRRNQTNTIIKEMKLRPKIDQHDYDTKKGHVVRFLKAGDKVKITIMFRGREQHRPELGYRLLQRLAADVEDLGFIESNARQDGRNMTMVLGPHKKKSEAQAEVKAEKVKSMDAKAAEKEAEEAEVKAYREAAQAVATPKKPRRRSENLDPDMEA from the coding sequence ATGCGTGGTCGGTGGCGTCCGTTTCACACGGGGGCCACTTTTTTTGTTTCTCAGTCCGTGGCCCTCCACACGACCCCAGGAGGATCCATCACCACAGAGCTGCGCGTCAACGACCGAATCCGAGTGCCCGAAGTACGCCTCGTCGGTCCTGGCGGTGAACAGGTCGGCATCGTTCGTATCGAAGATGCCCTGCGACTGGCGGCGGAAGCCGATCTCGATCTCGTCGAGGTGGCGCCCACAGCTCGTCCGCCCGTCTGCCGTCTCATGGACTACGGCAAGTTCAAGTACGAGACCGCACAGAAGGCTCGCGAGTCCCGTCGCAACCAGACGAACACCATCATCAAAGAGATGAAGCTGCGCCCCAAGATCGACCAGCACGACTACGACACCAAGAAGGGTCACGTCGTCCGATTCCTGAAGGCCGGCGACAAGGTCAAGATCACGATCATGTTCCGTGGTCGTGAGCAGCACCGTCCCGAGCTGGGATACCGGCTGCTGCAGCGTCTGGCTGCCGACGTCGAGGACCTCGGGTTCATCGAGTCGAACGCCCGCCAGGACGGTCGCAACATGACGATGGTCCTCGGTCCGCACAAGAAGAAGTCCGAGGCGCAGGCCGAGGTCAAGGCCGAGAAGGTCAAGAGCATGGACGCGAAGGCCGCCGAGAAGGAAGCCGAAGAGGCCGAGGTCAAGGCGTATCGCGAGGCCGCCCAGGCGGTCGCCACACCCAAGAAGCCACGTCGTCGTTCAGAGAACCTCGACCCAGACATGGAGGCATAA